The Reichenbachiella carrageenanivorans region CACTTCCATGTGCAAGTATTTTTTGCTTTTAGTGCTTGCTGAAATTCGGTATGTGGTAATATAGGTTCTGTAAGGAAAATTTCGATCTGTGCTCCTGTAGCTTTTTGAAAAAATAGTCTGGCAGCAATAACTTTGGTGTTGTTAAGAAAAAGTAGAGAGTTGGCGGGCACAAGATCCACCACTTGTTTAAAGGATTCATGATGAATCTGTCCTCCTTGATAGAGCAGAAGTTTTGAGTCGTCTCTATTGGCCAGCGGGTGTTTGGCTATGCGGTCTTCGGGGAGTTCGTATAGATATTTTTCCAGCGATGCGGAGTCTGATGCCATGTGATCTGTATTTTTAAAATTCAAAATTCTAATATTATCAGCATAATGTGGAGCGAATGGCTAATTTTATTCTAGTTAAACTAGGGATATGGGATTGATTTTAGAATACACCAAACACGAATTGAATTTTAAATTTGATGCAGGCACTTCGCGTGGCGTACTCAAAACGAAGGAGGCTTGGATACTCAAGATACACCAGCAGGGCAAACCAAAGACTTTTGGGTTAGGAGAAGTGAGTACCATAGAGCGGTTGAGCTTTGATTACAGTGTGGATTTTGAATCAGAATTGGACGAGTTGAAAGGAACATTATTGGGAGTAGAGTTGCCAGTTACTGTGCCTGAAATATATAAGTTGGTGAATAAGCAAGTGTCCAAATATCGGCCAGCTATTCGGTTTGGTTTGGAAACAGCCCTTTTGGATTTATTTCATGGAGGTCAGTTTCAGTTATTCGATAATGATTTTTACTATGGGCGTAGTGGTATTCCCATCAATGGTTTGATCTGGATGGGAGAGAAGGCTTTTATGAAATCACAGATAGACGAAAAATTGAGATTGGGATTCAAATGTATCAAGCTAAAAATAGGAGCGATAGACTTTGATGCAGAGTGTGAATTGCTCGACTATATCCGATCTCAATATCCTGCCGATCAGCTTATCCTTAGAGTAGATGCCAATGGTGCTTTTATTACCCAAGAGGTACTGAAGAAATTAGAAAGGCTAGCGGTTTTCGATTTGCACTCGATAGAGCAACCCATCATGCCTAGGCAACCAGAAGCCATGAGTCTGGTGTGTGAAAAATCCCAAGTACCGATAGCATTAGATGAGGAGCTGATTGGGGTGTTTGATAAATATGAAAAAATAGCTCTAGTAGAGGATATCAAACCTGATTATGTCATTCTTAAACCTTCTTTGCTCGGAGGGTTTGCAGCTACTGCCGAATGGATAGAAATAGCAAAGGCGCACCAAATAGGTTGGTGGATTACTTCGGCTTTAGAGTCAAATATTGGTTTGAATGCCATTTGTCAGTTTACCGCAGCGTATGATTATGTAGGGCACCAAGGATTGGGTACAGGCCAGCTGTTCGACAACAATATCCATTCGCCACTAGCCATACAAGGAGAAGAAGTAGTGTACAACCAGACCCTGAGTTGGGATTTGGGAACACTCAAGTTTAATTGATCCTTTAATATCAGGTGTTGATCGAAATTATTTGAAATCGGATAGATTAATCATCAACTTATATATACGCAAAAGGTTCGTTTATTAAACACAACAATCATCTAAAGGAAGATTCGCATTTATATTAGGGATTTGCTGGATGCTGCTGCTTCGGTAGTCAAGCGTTCAGCATTTTCTTTGCCTAGGTACTTATCTATGATATGGTGCCCCACGTATAGTAGTGGAGTCAAAATTATAGCCACAAAAAATTTGTAAATATAGTTGATCGTGCCCACTGCCATTATTTGTGCGAGAGGCCATTGGGTGTTGGGTGGTGATAGTAGATAAAAGGCAATAAATAAGACTACATAGCTATCGATCAGTTGGGATACTAGTGTGGAGCCAGTAGCGCGCAACCAAATCATCTTAGAGCCAGTCCATTTTCTTAGTTTTTGAAAAATAAAAACATCGAGTAGCTGACCGATCAAAAAAGCAATCAACGAACCCAAAATAATACCGAGCCCTTGTTGGAAAATCGCTTTGAAAGCATAGTCGATATTGAATGGTTTTCCTGAGGGATCGATCCCGTTAACGTCTAGCCAAAAGTCTGCAGGAGGGAGGATAGTGATGAGGTAGATCGCAATAAAGGCGACCGATATCAAGGCTGCTGTCAGATAGCTGATTTTTTTTACTCCAGCCTTGCCAAAGTACTCATTGATGATATCTGAAGTAAGAAAAACTATAGGCCACAGGATCACACCAGCGGTCAGGTTGAAATCCAGTATGAAGTCTCCAAATAGATGGATTTGAGCGGGGGATATACCTAAAGCTTTTTCTGCTGAAAATATCTTGACACCGACCAGCTCAGCTACTATTGCACTGGCGATAAATATACCAGCAAGCACTAAAAATAAGTTTGTTTTTTTTGTTTGTAGATCGAGGGAGGGGCTATTCATTTTATTCAACTTTTGTAGCGCAATATAAAATCATTTGAATTTAAGTGGGTTGGGTTGTAATGCAATTGCGATCAGAAGTAACTATGAGTGTAACTACTCCACATTAAAAACTTCTCCTTCGATAGCCAATTTTGTATTTTCAAATACGCTTTTGGTTTCTTCTAACATAGGGGCGAGTTCTTTGTATCGTGTAGAAAAATGCCCGATGAGTAGCTGACCTACATTGGCTTTTTTTGCAATTTCACCGGCTTGTTTGGTAGTGGTATGGTGGGTAGCTTCGGCTCGGTCTTTCATGTCTTCCATAAAAGTAGCTTCATGATAGAGTAGATCTACTTTTTTGATGTAAGGTAGTATGGCTTCGCTATACTTAGTGTCTGAGCAAAAGGCATAGGAGAAAGATGGAGCAGGGTCTGTTGTGTATTTTATGTTTTCCATCAAGACCTCTCCGTTGTCATCTAGTACATCTTTGCCATCTTTGAGAGCTATGATTTTGAGTGGCGAGATGTCTTTACCAATTACTCCTTTTTTAATTCTACGCTTTTTAGGCTTTTCTCGAAACAGAAATCCTGAACATTCAATGCGGTGATCTAATGGAAACGAATACACGGTCAGGTTTGTGTTTTCAAAGAGTAATTCGCTTTGTTCCTGGCGTCCATTCGTTGAAGTTGATTTTGTAATTCAGCGTAGACTGAGAGTATTTCAGTTGAATGGCTATGATTTCTTTTAGACCAGGAGGGCCGTAGATGTTTAGTTCTCTGCGTCGGCCGTATAGATGCATCGATGAAATGAGCCCCATGAGTCCGTAGTAATGATCGCCATGCAAGTGGCTGATAAAGATGTGATCGATTCGCTGAGACTTGATTTTAAATTTCTTGAGTCTAAGCTGTGTGCCCTCGCCACAGTCGATCAAAAAAGGCACTTGCATCATGGTCAGCAATTGCGACGTTTGGTGTCTATGATGTGCCGCTATAGCGGCATTAGAGCCTAATATTTGTAGGGAAAATGACAATAAGCGAGGGTTTAGGTAAGTTGTGGCTAGGGCTTGATGTAGAAGGAGGTTAATCCTCCTCCTCTGCCAGGCCTTGCTCGAGCTCGTTCATAAACACGGCATCTACAGCTTCTTCTACTGTAGGCAAGATGTTTAGTACATTATCAAGCTGAGAGATTTTGATCAACTTCATCGCATGATCCGATACGCCAGCTAGTATAAACGAACCCTCTGCTTCAGAAAACACGCGGTTGCCCACTAAAATGGCACTGAGTCCAGAAGAATCAATGTATTTTACATCAGACAGATCTACAATAAGGTTTGTGATGCCTTGACCCTGAATAGTCAAAAATTCTGATTTGAGATCGGGGGAAATGGTAGAATCCAATTTTTCCTCATCTACTTTTAATGTATTGTATTTTTCTTCTCTATCTAGTGTAAACTTCATAGTCTCTATTTTAATCTCTTCTTCTACTGTAATTTAATCGATTTTTCGATGTTCTGTTTAATGCGTACTTCGATATTTTCGGTAGGCACTCTGTCGAACTTGTCTCCAGTAATCTTTTCAAAAAGCTCAATGTAGCGTTCTGAAATGGAGTTAATTTTCTCTTCAGTCATTGCTGGTACGGTTTGTCCGTCTTTGCCTTGAAATCCTTCTGAGATTAACCATTGACGAACAAACTCCTTTGAAAGTTGTCTTTGAGGTTCATTTTTGTTTTGCAGTTCTTGGTAAGTATCTGCATAAAAATACCTTGATGAGTCTGGCGTGTGGATTTCGTCGATTAAAATAATCTGACCATTGAACATCCCAAATTCATATTTGGTGTCCACCAAAATCAACCCGCGTTCGGCGGCCATTTCTGTGCCGCGCTGAAATAGCTTGCGGGTGTAATCTTCTAATTGCACATATAGGCTTTCTTCTACGATGCCTTGTGCCAATATTTCTTCTCTTGAGATGTCCTCGTCGTGTCCTTCGTGGGCCTTGGTAGTGGGGGTGATGATTGGCTCAGGGAGCTTGTCATTTTCTTTCAGGCCTTCTGGCAAGGCTACTCCGCAGAGGATGCGTTTGCCTGCTTTGTATTCCCTAGCAGCATGACCTGCGAGGTAGCCACGGATGACCATTTCTACAGCAAATGGCTGGCACCTTTTGCCTACGGTCACGTTGGGGTCTGGTACAGACTCTACCCAGTTGGGTACGATGTCTGCTGTAGCTTTGAGGAAGCCTGCGGCGATTTGATTCAGTACTTGTCCCTTGTATGGGATGGGTTCTGGTAGTACCACATCGAATGCTGATATTCTGTCCGAAGCCACCATGACGAGTTGATTTTCAAACTCATATACATCACGCACTTTGCCTGTGTATTTTTTGGTCTGTCCTTCGAATTTGTAATTGGTAGATTTAAGCCCTTTTGTCATACTACAAAAGTAAGTAATCGAACCTTTTCAAAAGTTTCAAATTTTAGAAAAGTTATGACGTTCTTATTTTAACAATCTCCCAAACTTATAAACTTCTTTTTTCTCTATTTCGCCTTTTTTATCGAAGTAGAGCCACTCTCCATTTTTTTCGTTACGGGTATATTGGCCTTGTATCTCGGGGTTTTGAGATTTGTAGTATTTGACGTAAGCGCCATCTAGGCGGTCAAATTTGTAGTTCGACTCTTCAGATTTTTTGCCATTGTTAAAGTATACGATGGACTCGCCATGCTTTTTACCTTTTTCGTAATTGGTCGTTTGTATGATATTTTCTTTGTCGTCGTACTCGGTACGTTTGCCTGTGAGCTTACCCGTTTCGTAGGTTTCTTTGATGGCTAATTTTCCTTTTTCGTTAAAATACTTCCATGTACCAGATTTGAATTGGTCTTTGTATTGCCGAGTGGCTATTAATACTCCTGCTTGATTGTATTCTTCTGCTGTCCAATTTTTTTCATCATTGGAGTAGTTGGCTTTTATTTTCAGTGTACCGTCAGGGTAATATGTAAGATTAGCCCCAGTCATGTGATCGTCTACAATGTGGAGCTTTTTTTCTAGACTTCCGTCTTCGTAGTATGAGGTAAAATCGCCGTTTCGCATGCCATGCATGTACTGGCCTTGTAATTTGAGTTGCCCATTCGCATAGTATTTTGTGTATTCCCCTTGTAGCGAATGATTGGACTGGTGTGCTTCGGTGTCTATTTGCCCATTGGGGTAGTAGCTGATCATGATGCCATCGAT contains the following coding sequences:
- a CDS encoding o-succinylbenzoate synthase, with translation MGLILEYTKHELNFKFDAGTSRGVLKTKEAWILKIHQQGKPKTFGLGEVSTIERLSFDYSVDFESELDELKGTLLGVELPVTVPEIYKLVNKQVSKYRPAIRFGLETALLDLFHGGQFQLFDNDFYYGRSGIPINGLIWMGEKAFMKSQIDEKLRLGFKCIKLKIGAIDFDAECELLDYIRSQYPADQLILRVDANGAFITQEVLKKLERLAVFDLHSIEQPIMPRQPEAMSLVCEKSQVPIALDEELIGVFDKYEKIALVEDIKPDYVILKPSLLGGFAATAEWIEIAKAHQIGWWITSALESNIGLNAICQFTAAYDYVGHQGLGTGQLFDNNIHSPLAIQGEEVVYNQTLSWDLGTLKFN
- a CDS encoding queuosine precursor transporter, translated to MNSPSLDLQTKKTNLFLVLAGIFIASAIVAELVGVKIFSAEKALGISPAQIHLFGDFILDFNLTAGVILWPIVFLTSDIINEYFGKAGVKKISYLTAALISVAFIAIYLITILPPADFWLDVNGIDPSGKPFNIDYAFKAIFQQGLGIILGSLIAFLIGQLLDVFIFQKLRKWTGSKMIWLRATGSTLVSQLIDSYVVLFIAFYLLSPPNTQWPLAQIMAVGTINYIYKFFVAIILTPLLYVGHHIIDKYLGKENAERLTTEAAASSKSLI
- a CDS encoding MBL fold metallo-hydrolase; amino-acid sequence: MYSFPLDHRIECSGFLFREKPKKRRIKKGVIGKDISPLKIIALKDGKDVLDDNGEVLMENIKYTTDPAPSFSYAFCSDTKYSEAILPYIKKVDLLYHEATFMEDMKDRAEATHHTTTKQAGEIAKKANVGQLLIGHFSTRYKELAPMLEETKSVFENTKLAIEGEVFNVE
- a CDS encoding MBL fold metallo-hydrolase, whose amino-acid sequence is MSFSLQILGSNAAIAAHHRHQTSQLLTMMQVPFLIDCGEGTQLRLKKFKIKSQRIDHIFISHLHGDHYYGLMGLISSMHLYGRRRELNIYGPPGLKEIIAIQLKYSQSTLNYKINFNEWTPGTKRITL
- a CDS encoding STAS domain-containing protein, which produces MKFTLDREEKYNTLKVDEEKLDSTISPDLKSEFLTIQGQGITNLIVDLSDVKYIDSSGLSAILVGNRVFSEAEGSFILAGVSDHAMKLIKISQLDNVLNILPTVEEAVDAVFMNELEQGLAEEED
- a CDS encoding phosphoribosylaminoimidazolesuccinocarboxamide synthase, coding for MTKGLKSTNYKFEGQTKKYTGKVRDVYEFENQLVMVASDRISAFDVVLPEPIPYKGQVLNQIAAGFLKATADIVPNWVESVPDPNVTVGKRCQPFAVEMVIRGYLAGHAAREYKAGKRILCGVALPEGLKENDKLPEPIITPTTKAHEGHDEDISREEILAQGIVEESLYVQLEDYTRKLFQRGTEMAAERGLILVDTKYEFGMFNGQIILIDEIHTPDSSRYFYADTYQELQNKNEPQRQLSKEFVRQWLISEGFQGKDGQTVPAMTEEKINSISERYIELFEKITGDKFDRVPTENIEVRIKQNIEKSIKLQ
- a CDS encoding toxin-antitoxin system YwqK family antitoxin, which translates into the protein MKYIVSFVIFATWSPLAIAQEKNQTYYSDELGSLKEEYYVVQKDTAVLEGPYIKYSITGQVIITGQYQDGKRVGEFVNLYENGQIQRKTHYETGLRQGQTEVFDSEGRLIQQGTFVNDSLAGELITYYPSGIVKNTSMFKADRPDGVVKEYYPTGVLKEEVNYSKGKQHGLNTTYYESGSPKSKINYTYGVIDGIMISYYPNGQIDTEAHQSNHSLQGEYTKYYANGQLKLQGQYMHGMRNGDFTSYYEDGSLEKKLHIVDDHMTGANLTYYPDGTLKIKANYSNDEKNWTAEEYNQAGVLIATRQYKDQFKSGTWKYFNEKGKLAIKETYETGKLTGKRTEYDDKENIIQTTNYEKGKKHGESIVYFNNGKKSEESNYKFDRLDGAYVKYYKSQNPEIQGQYTRNEKNGEWLYFDKKGEIEKKEVYKFGRLLK